CGGTGCTCGAGAATATCATGCTCGGCGCCGAAGGCGGCATGCTGCTGGCGAGAGGCGTCGCATCGGCCCGCGCCGAACTCAAGCGGCTGGAAACGGAATACGGCCTCGAGGTCGATCCGGACGCGCTGATCGAAGAGCTGCCGGTCGGCCTGCAGCAGCGCGTCGAAATCCTGAAAGCCATGTATCGCGGCGCCGAGATCCTGATCCTCGACGAGCCGACGGGCGTGCTGACGCCGGCCGAAGCCGACCACCTCTTCCGCATTCTCAAGGTGCTGCGCGACCAGGGCAAGACGATCATCCTCATCACCCATAAGCTGCGCGAGATCATGGCGATCACCGACACGGTCTCGGTGATGCGCCGCGGCGAGATGGTCGCGACCCGCAAGACGGCTGAAACGACGGTGGAAGAGCTTGCCGAGCTGATGGTCGGCCGCCGCGTGCTGCTGCGCGTGCAGAAGGGCGAGGCGAACCCGGGAGCGGCTGTGCTCTCCGTCCGCAACCTGACGGTCAAGGACAATCGCGGCGTCACCATGGTCGACAATGTCTCCTTCGACGTGCGCGCCGGCGAGATCGTCGGTATTGCCGGCGTTGCCGGCAACGGCCAGTCCGAATTGCTGGAGGCGATTGCCGGCATCCGCAAGCCCGCCTCCGGCGAAATCCTTCTCGACGGCCAGACGATCGACAAGGCCGATCCCGCCCGCCTGCGCGAGCTCGGCCTCGCCCATATTCCCGAAGACCGCCACCATATGGGTCTGGTTTTGAAATTCGAGGAATACGAAAATTCCGTGCTCGGTTACCACCGCCGTCCGGGCTACAGCAAAGGCCCGCTGCTCGATCTCGAGGCGATCCGCAGGGATGCGATGGAGAAGATCGAAAAATACGATATCCGCCCGCCGAACCCGCGGCTGAAGACAGCGAATTTCTCAGGCGGCAACCAGCAGAAGATCGTCGTTGCCCGCGAAATCGAGCGCGATCCGAAGATGCTGATCATCGGCCAGCCGACCCGCGGCGTCGATATCGGCGCCATCGAATTCATCCACCGCCGGATCATCGAAATGCGCGATGCGGGCAAGGCGATCTTGCTCGTCTCCGTCGAGCTCGATGAAATCCGCTCCCTTTCAGACCGTATCCTTGTCATGTTTGCCGGCCATGTGGTCGGCGAGAAGACGCCCGATGCCGGTGAACAGACCCTCGGCCTGATGATGGCCGGCATTGCCGCGTGAGGCCTTTATGAGCACTGCTTCCGTTCCGCTGCCAAACTGGATCAACTACGGCCTGATCCCGCTTCTGAACCTCATCGTCGCTTTCCTGATCTCCGGCTTCGTCGTCTGGCTGATCGGCGAGAGCCCGCTCGGTGCGCTGTCGCTGCTGATCGAAGGTGCGTTCGGTAGCGGCGAAGGCATCGGCTTCACGCTCTATTATGCGACGAGCTTCATCTTCACCGGTCTTTCCGTGGCTGTCGCCATCCATGCCGGTCTGTTCAACATCGGCTCGGAAGGCCAGGCCTATGTCGGTGGGCTGGGCTGCGCGCTGGTGGCGCTCGCGCTCGATCGCTACGTGCCGTGGTATGTGACGATGCCGATCGCCGTCGTCGGCGCCGGCCTCTTTGGTGCCGCCTGGGCCTTCATCCCCGCTTTCCTGCAGGCCAAGCGCGGCAGCCATATCGTCATCACGACGATCATGTTCAACTATATCGCCGCCGCCCTGATGGTGTATCTGCTGGTGCATGTGCTGATCGTGCCCGGCAAGATGGCGCCGGAAACCCGCACCTTCCTCGACGGCGGGCAGCTTCCCAAGCTTGGCTGGGTCATGAGTATCTTCGGCAGCAAATTGGGTGCTGCGCCGTTCAACGTCTCCTTCATCATCGCCCTTCTTGCCGCTTGGTTTGTCTGGATCCTCATCTGGCGTACCAAGCTCGGTTTCGAGATGCGCACGCTGGGTGTGAGTTCGACGGCTGCCGAGTATGCCGGTATTCCCTATGCGCGGATTGTCATCATCGCCATGCTGCTTTCCGGCGCGCTTGCCGGCATGATGGCTTTGAATCCCGTCATGGGCTCTTCCGCCCGCCTGCAGGTGGAGTTCGTCGGCGGCGCCGGCTTCGTCGGCATCGCTGTGTCGCTGATGGGCCGCAATCATCCGCTCGGCATCATCTTCGCTGCGATCCTCTTCGGCATCCTTTATCAGGGCGGCGACTGGATCTCCTTCGAAATGCCGAACATCACCCGCGAGATGATCTTGGTCATCCAGGGTCTGGTGATCCTGTTCGCCGGCGCGCTGGAATATATGTTCCGGCCGGCGATGGTCCATCTCTATCAACAGTTCAAGCGAGCCTGAGGAGCGGACGATGGATTATTACGACATCTTCATCAGCGTTCTGAGCTCGACCATTCGCCTGTCGATCCCGCTGATTTTCACGGCCCTTGCCGGCCTGTTTTCGGAACGCGCCGGCATCTTCGATATCGGCCTCGAGGGCAAGATGCTGGGCTCGGCCTTTGCTGCCGCCTGCATCGCCTATCTCACCGGTTCGGCCTGGCTCGGGCTCGGTGCCGGCATCGTCTGCTCGGTGGCGCTCAGCCTGGTGCATGGCTTCGCCTCGATCACCAACCGTGGCAACCAGATCGTCTCGGGCGTGGCGATCAACTTCTTCATCGCCGGCATCACCATCGTGCTCGGCCAGGCATGGTTCGGCCAGGGCGGGCGCACGCCGCAGCTGTCGGCGGAGGCGCGCTTCGCGCCGATCATCCTGCCCGGCGCCGATGCCGCCCGCGGCATACCGATCCTCGGCCCGCTCTATGCCAACGTCATATCGGGCAACAATATCCTGACTTACCTTGCCTTTCTTGCCGTGCCGTTTTCCTGGTGGGTGCTTTATCGCACGCGTTTCGGCCTGCGCCTGCGCGCCGTCGGCGAAAACCCGGGTGCGGTCGATACGGCGGGCATCTCGGTAGCCTGGCTGCGCTACCGCGCCGTCATGTGCGCCGGCATCCTCTGCGGCTTTGCCGGCACTTATCTCGCGATCGCCCAGTCCGCCGCCTTCATCAAGGACATGTCGGCCGGCAAGGGCTATATCGCGCTCGCCGCTCTCGTCTTCGCCAAGTGGAAGCCGGTGCCGGTCATGTTCGCCTGCCTGCTCTTCGGCTTCCTCGATGCACTGGCCAATTTCATGCAGGGAAAGCAGGTGCCGCTGATCGGTGAAGTGCCGGTTCAGGTCTTCCAGGCGCTGCCCTATATCCTCACCTGCATCCTGCTTGCCGGCTTCATCGGCGTTGCGACTCCGCCGAAGGCCGGCGGTGTGCCCTATACGAAGGAGCGTTGATATGTCTCACGACCTGTTCGAAGCCGCTCGCGGCGCCATGGCTTTTGCCCATGCGCCCTATTCGAAATTTCCGGTCGGCGCGGCGATTCGCGCCGAGGACGGCAAGGTCTATACCGGCGCCAACATCGAAAACCTGTCCTTTCCGCAAGGGTGGTGCGCCGAGCCGACGGCGATCAGTGCCATGATCATGGGTGGCGCCAAGAAGATCGTCGAAATGGCGGTCATCGCCGAAAAGCTGCCGCTCTGCCCGCCCTGCGGCGGTTGCCGCCAGAAGATCTCCGAATTCGCCTCCAAGGACACGAAGATCTATCTCTGCGATGAGGCGGGCGTGCAGAAAACCATGACGATGGAAGAGCTCCTTCCCTTCAGCTTCGAGACCGAACTCGGATGAAGGCGACGGTCGATCTGCTTGCCGCATTGCTCGGCGCCATCAAGCCGCGCCACGGCATCGTGCTCGGCTCCGGCCTCGGCTCTCTCGTTGGTCAGCTGGAGGGCGCCGTGCGTATTCCCTATCGCGACCTGCCGGGCTTTCCCGTCAGCGCCGTCTCCGGCCATGCCGGCGAGGTCGTTGCCGGCCGGCTCGGCGGCGTGCCCGTCGTCATGCTCTCCGGCCGCGTGCATTATTACGAGAAGGGCGATGCCAACGCCATGCGCCTGCCGATCGAGGTGCTGAAGTCGCTCGGCGTCGAGGCGCTGATCCTGACCAATTCGGCCGGATCGCTCCGCGACGACATGCCGCCCGGTTCGGTGATGCAAATCACTGATCACATCAACTATTCCGGCATGAACCCGCTGATCGGCGAGGAAAGCGACCACCGTTTCGTCGGCATGACCAATGCTTACGATGCCGGCCTCGCGACGGCGATGCAGAAGGCAGCGGCAAAGCTCAAAATCGAGCTGGCGCAAGGTGTGTACATGTGGTTCTCCGGCCCGAGCTTCGAAACGCCGGCCGAAATCCGCATGGCGCGCATCCTCGGTGCCGATGCCGTCGGCATGTCGACGGTGCCGGAGGTGATCATCGCAAGAATGCTGGGTCTGAGGGTTGCCGCCGCCTCCGTTATCACCAACTATGGGGCGGGTATGACCGGCAATGAGCTCAGCCATGAAGAAACCAAGGACATGGCGCCCATCGGCGGTGCCCGTCTCGCCGCCATATTGAAAGAGATGATTGCGGCCAGAACCGGATAATTTTAGGCCGGGTCGGCGTAAAGTCTGAATCCTGTTCTACATTAGATAGTGAGAGCATGCTGTCATGAGAAAACCGCTCACACTTTTCGGCATCATGCTCTAGAGGAAGCGAAAATGAATAGCCATTCCAACCGGGAAACGGCGGCTGTTGCCCTTTCCCTACTCGATCTGACCAATTTGAAGGATGATTGCACCGAAGCGCAGATCGAGGCACTCTGCACCCGCGCGCAGACGCCCTATGGCAACAGCGCCGCCATCTGCATCTGGCCGCGCTTCGTTGCTTATGCCCGCAACATCCTCGGCACCGGCCATGCCGTGCGGATCGCCACCGTCGTCAATTTCCCCTCGGGTGACATGGAAGTGGCCGACGTTGCCGCCGAAACCCGTGAGGCGATTGCCGACGGCGCCGATGAAATCGATCTGGTCATTCCCTACCGCAAGCTCATATCAGGCAATGAGAAGGCGGTGACCGACATGGTCAAGGCAATTCGCGCCGAATGCGCCGGTCCCGTGCTGCTGAAAGTCATTATCGAGGCCGGCGAGTTGAAGGACGCGGCCTTGATCCGCCGCGCCTCCGAACTTGCCATCGAAGCCGGCGCCGATTTCATCAAGACCTCCACCGGCAAGGTCGCCGTCAACGCGACGCTCGAAGCCGCCGACATCATGATCCGCGCCATTCGCGAGAGCGGCCGCAAGGTCGGCTTCAAGCCGGCCGGCGGCATCGGCTCGGTGGCCGATGCCGCGCTTTATCTGAGCCTGGCCGAAACCATCATGGCGCCCGACTGGGCGATGCCGTCGACCTTCCGCTTCGGCGCTTCCGGCCTGCTCGACGATATCCTGGCGGTTCTGAGCGGAACACAATCCGCACCCGTTGCGGCGTCGAGCTATTGAAATGATCCCGCAGGAGATCATCCGGCGCAAACGCGATGGCGACGAACTCGACCCCGCCGATATCCGGTCTTTCATCGCAGCCCTCGCGGCCGGCCAGCTGTCGGAAGGCCAGATCGGCGCCTTCGCCATGGCCGTCTGGTTCAAGGGCATGTCACGCGAGGAAATCGTTGCTCTGACGCTGGCGATGGCCGATTCCGGCGATCGGCTGCAATGGACGGATATCGACCGCCCGATCGCCGACAAACATTCGACCGGCGGTGTCGGCGACAATGTTTCGCTGATGCTGGCGCCGATTGCTGCCGCCTGCGGCCTCGCCGTTCCGATGATATCGGGGCGCGGCCTCGGTCATACCGGCGGCACGCTCGATAAGCTCGAATCCATTCCCGGCTATAGGATCACCCCGGATGCCGACCTGTTCCACACAGTCGTGAAGCAGGTGGGATGCGCCATTATCGGTCAGACCGGCGCCCTGGCGCCGGCCGATGGGAGGCTCTATGCCGTGCGCGATGTGACCGCAACCGTCGATTCCATTCCGCTCATCACCGCCTCCATCCTGTCGAAGAAACTTGCGGCCGGGCTTCAGACGCTGGTGCTCGACGTCAAGGTCGGCAACGGCGCCTTCATGGCCGACCGTGCCCAGGCGGAGATCCTGGCGCAGTCGCTGGTCGAGGTTGCCAATGGGGCAGGGGTGAAGACCTCGGCGCTGATCACCGACATGAACCAGCCGCTCGCCGATGCGGCCGGCAATGCCGTTGAAATGCGCAATTGCCTGGATTTCCTGGCGGGTGGGAAGGCGGACACGCGGCTCGAGGCTGTCGTTCTTGCCTTTGCCGCCGAGATGCTGGTGAAGTCGGGTATTGCCGCGTCCTCTGAAGAAGGCGAGGGGATGGCGCGTCGAGCGCTGTCATCGGGAAAGGCAGCTGAGGTTTTCGCGCGCATGGTATCCATGCTTGGCGGCCCGGCCGATCTCATGGAAAACCCCGACAGGTATCTCGCCAGGGCGGCTGTGGAAAAACCTGTCCTTGCCGCCCGGTCAGGCTGGCTTGCCGCATGCGACGCGCGCGGCATCGGCGTCAGCGTCATCGATCTTGGCGGCGGCAGACGCCATCCAGCTGACCGGATCGATCACCGCGTCGGCTTCTCAGAATTGCTGCCGCTTGGCAGCCGGGTCAGTGCGGGCGAGCCGATCGCGCTGGTTCATGCCGCCGACGACGCGGCCGCGGAAAGGGCAGCGGCCGCCCTTGCCGCGCACTACCGTATCACCGAAGACAGTCCGAAGCTGACGCCGGTGATTTCGAGCCGGATCTGACGCGGTTATTGCTTGAGGCTGAGTGAACCGTCGGCGACGGAATAGGAGGCGAGCTTCTGCAGGAAGCTCATGCCGACCAGCGTCGTTGTCAGCGCATCGTCCTTGAGGACGAAGGCTTCGACATCCCGCACGCGGATACCGCCGATTTCGATCCGGTCGAGCATCACATGCGCTGCCTTCGTCTGGCCGTTGGCCGTGTTGACGCCGTAGCGGAAATCGAGTTGGTTGGCCGTGTAGCCGAGCCGGCGGGCGAGCGTCTCGTTGAGTGCCACATAAGTCGCACCGGTATCGATCAGGCCCTGCACCGGCTTGCCGTTGATCTTGAAGCTGCCGGTATAATGGCCCTGGGCATCCGCTTGCAGGCGGATTGCATTGCCGGCGGAGACCGGCGCGGGTGCTGCGGGCTTGTCGCCTTCGGTTGAGATGTAATTGGCGGAGAGAGCGTTGGCAGGCTGCTGGCTGGTGCTTCCGAAGAAGGAAGGCGCCTGTGTGGCCAGCACCGCGGCGATGCTGGCGAAAATGACGGTACGCACGAGCATGAAACAGAAATCCTTCCTGTATAAACCCGGCTTCATGCAGGGCCTCATGCTTCAAACTTGCTAAGCCTCAAATCCTGATAAGTTGCTAATATCGACAATGAAAAGGCCCGGAACGAACCGTCCGGGCCTTAAGTCTTTCGATTTGGTAAAGGAAGGCTGAAATTATTTGGTGCCGTACATGCGGTCGCCGGCATCGCCGAGGCCGGGCACGATATAGCCCTTCTCGTTGAGATGACTGTCGATCGAGGCGGTGAAAACAGGAACGTCTGGATGGGCGGCGCGGAAGTTCTGGATGCCTTCCGGGGCGGCGAGCAGGCAGAGGAAGCGGATATTGTGGGCGCCGCGTTCCTTGAGCTTGTCGATTGCGGCGATCGAGGAATTGCCGGTCGCCAGCATCGGATCGACGACGATGATCAGGCGCTCGGCCACATCTTCAGGCGCCTTGAAGTAATATTCGACCGGCTGCAGCGTCTCGTGGTCGCGGTAGACGCCGATATGCGAGACGCGGGCTGAGGGTACGAGATCGAGCATGCCCTCGAGCAGCCCGTTGCCGGCGCGCAGGATCGAGGCGAAGACCAGCTTCTTGCCCTCGAGGATCGGCGATTCCATCGTCTGCAGCGGCGTCTCGATCGTTTCCATCGTCAGTTCGAGATCGCGGGTCACCTCGTAACAGAGCAGTGTGGAGATTTCGCGCAGCAATCGCCGGAAACTTCCCGTCGATGTCTCCTTGCGCCGCATGATGGTGAGCTTGTGCTGCACAAGCGGATGATCGATGACCGTGACGCCGTCCATGGGGAAGCCTTTCATTCTTTCTATCGAATGTTTCTTTCACGGAAATCGGCCCGACCGCAAGAGTGGCGGTAAATTTGCGCCGATCTTCCCCAGCCTCGCTCCACATTTGGCCTCAAAGCCGGGCGAGCAGCGCCTTGCGTGTCTCTTCGTCGACGAAGGCCGCTTCGATCGCCGTTCGCGTCATGGCATCGATCTCGGCGTCGCTGAAGCCGAAAGCCTCGGCGGCAAGTTCGTATTCCCGCGCAAGCGAAGTATGAAAGAAAGGCGGATCGTCCGAGCTGATGGTCACCCGCACGCCGGCTTCCTTCAGCCGGCGCAGCGGATGCGAAGCGAAATCGGGAAAGACCCCGAGCGCGATATTGGAGCCCGGGCAGACCTCGAGCACGGTGCCGAGATCGGCAAGCCGCTTCACCAGATCGACATCCTCGACGGCGCGCACGCCATGGCCGATGCGCGAGGGGTGTACCGCATCGAGCGCGTCGGCGACGCTGAAGGCGCCGCAGACCTCGCCGGCATGGATGGTGAGCCCCAGGCCGGCATCGCGGGCGATATCGAAGGCCCTGGCATAGTCGGCAACGCGCCCCATGCGCTCCTCGCCGGCAAGGTTGAAGCCGGTTATCAAAGGATTGCCGGCCTTTGCCGCGTATTCGGCCGCGCCGATGACGCTCTCCGGACCGAAATGCCGCTCGCCGGTGACGATCAGCCGGGCTTCGATGCCGCTCTTTTCCCTGGCCCGCCGGATGCCTTCGCAGATGCCTGAGATATAGGCGTCGGCGCCGAGGCCGATGCGTTTGCCGTGGTCGGGCGAAACGATGAGTTCGCTGTAGATCGTATTGATGCCGGCGAGTTCGTCGAGATAGGTCTCAGTCAGACGCGCATAGTCCTCCTCGGTCCTGTAGACCTCGGAAACCTTATCGTAACATTCGAGGAAACTTGCGAAGTCATGCCAGACATAGGCTCCGCCGCGAAGCTCGCCGCTGATGTCGACGCCGTATTTGCGCGCCTGCGCCGCGGTCAGTTCAGGAGGAGCTGCACCCTCCAGATGGCAGTGCAATTCGACCTTCTTCAAATGCAACGTCACAGAAAACTCCTTCCATGCGGTCCGGCCGGAATGCCGAGATGGCGCGCAATGCTCTCGCCGATATCGGCATAGCTGCGGCGCACGCCGATTGAACGCGACCGGATGCCGGGGCCATAGGCGATGACAGGCACACGCTCGCGCGTATGGTCCGTGCCGCGCCAGGTCGGGTCGCAGCCGTGGTCGGCGGTGAGCACGACGAGATCGCCCGGCTTCAATTTCTTGTGGACTTCGGCCAGTCGCGCATCGAAGGCTTCGAGTGCGGCGGCATAACCCGGCACATCGCGGCGATGGCCGTAAACCATGTCGAAGTCGACGAAATTGGTGAAGACCAGATCGCCGTCCTCGGCCTCGTCGATGGTCGCGAGCGTCGCATCCATCAGCGCCTCGTTGCCATTTGCCTTGATCAGGCGCGAAATCCCTTGATGCGCGAAGATGTCGCCGATCTTTCCCACAGCGTGCACGTGCCGGCCGTGTTCGATCAGCCGGTCAAGCAGCGTTGGCTCCGGCGGCAGCACCGAGAAGTCGCGCCGGTTTCCGGTGCGCTGGAAGGTGGAACTGGAATGTCCGATGAAAGGTCGGGCGATGACACGGCCGATATTGTAGCGATCGAGCAGTCCCCGGGCGACCTGGCAGAAGGCGAGCAGGCGATCGAGGCCGAAATGCACTTCGTGCGCCGCGACCTGGAAGACCGAATCCGAGGAGGTGTAGCAGATCGGCTTGCCGGTGCGGATATGCTCCTCGCCAAGCCGGGCAATGATTTCCGTTCCCGAAGCATGGCAATTGCCGAGAATGCCGGACACCCCGGCATCCCTGCAAAGCGCCTCGATGAGTTCCTCGGGAAAGGCGTCGCCCTCCGTCGGGAAATAACCCCAATCGAAACTGACGGGTGTTCCTGCGATCTCCCAGTGGCCTGACGGCGTATCCTTGCCGCGGGAGATTTCGGTGGCGGCGCCGTAAATGCCATAGACCTTCTCCGGGATCGGCATGCCGGCCGGGAACCGGCCGGAGGCGGAGCGGGCGATCTGCATCAGCCCGAGTTCCGACAGGTTGGGCAGGGAGAGCGGCCCATCGCGCAATCCGGCGCGGTCTCCGGCACCTGCCGCGCAGAACTCGGCGATATGCCCGAGCGTATCGGCGCCCTCATCGCCATAGGCCGCCGCATCCGGCGCGCCGCCGACGCCGAAGGAATCCAGAACGAAAAGAAAGGCACGCGCCATTTTACACCCGAAGAACCGATCGCCGCCCCGGAAACGTCGGAGGCGGCAGAGCCTCAGCCATATAATGCTGCGACCGGCTTGGCAAATTCGCGAAGGGGCGTCAGCAGTCGCTGCAGGGGATCGAGTCGCCTTGCCGCTGGCGGTAGAAATAGCTGCGGCTGATGGTGATCGTGCGCATGCCGTCCGGCATGAAGTTCGGCGCAAACAGGAACATCGTATAGGGGATGCTGAGCTCGGTGCGAACAAGGAAGCTGTTCGCCGTCTTCATATCGGACGGTACATTGCTGACGGCCGTGTTCTTAGCATAGGGCACCGTCCCATCCTGCGCCCAGGACCAGAGCACCTTCGCATTGGCGCCGGCATCGATGGTGATCCCGGTGATCTTCAGCGTCAGGGACGTCGTATTATAGGGCACGAAGATCGAGTTTGCGACCGACGGCATCTGCGCAAGCGCGCTCTTGGTGACGGATTGCTGCTGGGTGACGACGTCGGCCACCGTGCCTGCGGCGCGTGTCGCCCGCTTGCTGACGCTGAGGCCGATCGTGATCTCGAAAGCGCCGATATAGAGCATGATGAGCACGGGAAAAAGGATCGCGAATTCGATCGCTCCGGCGCCCTTGCGGTCTTGTGCCAGCCGCCGCACCGTCAATACCAGCCTGGTGAACGTGTTGAGACGCGCCATTATGGATACTGCTCGTTCTGGAAGGCCGCGGTGGCGACGATCAGATAATAATTCGGCATCGAACCGTCAGAGGGCCGTATCGTCGTGATATAAGGCCGGACCAGATCCGTGATGATTTCCCAGCGGTAGTAGGCGCGGACCATGTTGATGGTGCCGGCGCCGCCCGGTGTATATTTGAAGGCAGCCGTGTTGATGTCGGCATATTTGGCGGTGGAAAGCTTGGGAATTGTCGTCGGAATGGCTGAGAAGGTGCTGAAGGTCTGCACATCCACGTAGAGCTTGCTCGGCGTCGCCACTTCGGTCGCAGAGCAGCGGATCAGGATCGAGATCTCATTGCAAAAGGCCTGGCGGAACTGCGCCTGGTTCATATCGGTCGTGCGGCCGAGATTGTAGGTGATCTGCCCGGTTCGCATCTTCCGGCTCATCGTATCGACGGCGTTGGAGACGAGCTCCTCGGCAGCAAAGGCGACGAAGGTTTCGAGGATGGCGAAAATCACCAGGAAATAGGGGATGGCGAGCAAGGCGAATTCGATCGCCGCGGCCCCCTCGCGCGAGCGGGCGAGAGCGCGAAACCGCAAGAATCGGAACGGCGCTGGGGAGTGCGCCTTATCCGCCTTCTGATCAATTACCGTCATTGCCTGGACCCGAGCGACATTCTCTGTCCGCCACACTAGGGTCCGTTCGTTGATTTTCCGTTTCAGTCTGACGCGACGATTTTAACGAATGGCTAAAGAAGTGCGGGAGCCGATCAGGGCGAGGTGGTGCCGGTCGCCGCCTGCTGCGCATGCTGCTCGCAGTTCGGCGTGCAGGACAGCACGGAGCGTTCGGTCTGCCGGTAGACGCGCACCGTATTGCCCTCATCGATCGACACTAGAATGCGTTCGTCGAGGATGGCATTGCCGTCGGCATCGAGCAGCACCAGATTGGTGGTGCCGAAGCTGCGTCCTGTGAGGACGATGGTCTTGGCGTCGGCGACGGTCGCATCGGCGACCTTGGCATTGCCGACGATGACCTTGCTGACAGGGCGGTCGAGCTTCAATACGCGCGCGTGATCCATATAGACACGCAGCATGTCATCGTCTGCGGCTGCGGAAACTCCCGAAACACCGAAAACGGCGATCATGCCGGCAAAGAAAATGGTTTTGCCGCTCGATGACATTTGGTCCTCTTTCACGATCACAGCGCAATATCGGCATAGAATGGAAAAAAATGGTGAACGAAGCCTTAAGCCAGTAGCCCTGTTCCGGAATGAGGCGTGATGATCCGATTTGGCACGGCCTCTGCAAGCGCACGCGACGGTTGGAGGTCGTATTATGTGCTATTTCCGGATGAATGCAGCTGGTATAGCGGGAATATTGTTAAATATTGAGGTAAGCCCGTAAGAAAATACTTACTCTACAAAGGCATGTTGTCTCGTTCAAATCTCGTTAACTCTTTTCCTTAAGCCGATGGAAACGCCCATTCGCTAGGTTGCAGTCATCCGATCAACGGCAACAGTTGGCGGACGTGCTGAACATCAACTGGAGTTAGGAGTTACCATGACCAAGCTTTTTAGCCGTTTTCTGAAGGACGAATCCGGCGCGACCGCAATCGAATACGGCCTGATCGCAGCTCTCATTTCCGTAGCGCTCATCACCGGCGCAACGGCTCTCGGCGGCAAGATCGGCAACACGTTTAACGGCTTGAGCACCAAGATGGACGGCGCCACTTCGGCGGCCAACTAAGACAAGCGCTGCCGACGCGGCTTCTGCCTAATATCGGCCGAATTTGCTTCGGCCGAACTATCGAGCGGGCTCACAGGCTGAACGGCCGTGAGCCTTTTCGCATCAAGTCAGGATCGGGTATACGCATGATCGCAGCTGCAGTCTTCATGATACTGCCACTCTGCCTGGCCATGGCGGGCTTCTCGGATCTGTTCACTATGACGATCCCGAACCGCGTTTCCCTGATCCTCATCGTCTCCTTCTTCGTTCTCGCGCCTCTTTCCGGCCTAGGCTTGCAAGCGATCGGCATGCATCTCGCAGCAGCCGCCATCGTCTTTTCCGCGTGTTTCGCTCTTTTTGCCTTCAATGTGATGGGTGGCGGCGACGCCAAGCTGTTGAGCGCCACCGCGCTCTGGTTCGGTCTGAACGAATCCCTTCTTTTCCTGATGAGCGATGTTGCCATCATCGGCGGCTTCATCACCTTGCTGATCCTGATGGTAAGGGCGCAAGCGGATACGATCCTCGCTATCGGCCTGCCGGTGCCGAACTCGATCCTCATCGCCAAGAAAATCCCCTACGGTATTGCGATCGCGATTGGCGGCTTCATGGCCTTCCCGTCCTCGCCGCTCTTCCTCACCACGCTGGAAAGCCTGAAATAACGGCATTTTAAATGCCCGTTAACTTAAAATGTAAGCGTTCCATTAACCATAATTATACCAATTGCTGAGCATTCTGCAGGGCGAACATATCGTGCCCTGAGGAATGATCGATGAAACCGGCCCGCCTTATAATCCTAGCTGTCGCCGTGGTGGCAGCCGGCCTTGCCGGCTTCCTGGCGATGCAAATGGCAGGCAACGGCGGTGTCGTCACCCAGGTTCAGTCGGTCATCGAGAAGGAACCGACCGTCAACATCCTCGTCTCGAGCGCCAATCTGGCGGTCGGTGAAAGGCTTGACGACAAGTCGGTTCATTGGATGCCCTGGCCGCAGGGCGGTGTCGTCCCCGGCCTGATCACCGAAGCCGACAAGCCGGACGCGATCAAGGATCTGCAGGGTGCCGTCGTGCGTCTGCCGATTTTCGAAGGCGAACCGATTCGGCCAGAAAAGGTCGC
This Rhizobium acidisoli DNA region includes the following protein-coding sequences:
- a CDS encoding ABC transporter ATP-binding protein, with the protein product MTDKPAIELVGIDKKFGAVHANKDINLTVAKGTIHGIIGENGAGKSTLMSIIYGFYHADSGEIRVNGNPVTIRDSQAAIATGIGMVHQHFMLVDNFTVLENIMLGAEGGMLLARGVASARAELKRLETEYGLEVDPDALIEELPVGLQQRVEILKAMYRGAEILILDEPTGVLTPAEADHLFRILKVLRDQGKTIILITHKLREIMAITDTVSVMRRGEMVATRKTAETTVEELAELMVGRRVLLRVQKGEANPGAAVLSVRNLTVKDNRGVTMVDNVSFDVRAGEIVGIAGVAGNGQSELLEAIAGIRKPASGEILLDGQTIDKADPARLRELGLAHIPEDRHHMGLVLKFEEYENSVLGYHRRPGYSKGPLLDLEAIRRDAMEKIEKYDIRPPNPRLKTANFSGGNQQKIVVAREIERDPKMLIIGQPTRGVDIGAIEFIHRRIIEMRDAGKAILLVSVELDEIRSLSDRILVMFAGHVVGEKTPDAGEQTLGLMMAGIAA
- a CDS encoding ABC transporter permease, whose translation is MSTASVPLPNWINYGLIPLLNLIVAFLISGFVVWLIGESPLGALSLLIEGAFGSGEGIGFTLYYATSFIFTGLSVAVAIHAGLFNIGSEGQAYVGGLGCALVALALDRYVPWYVTMPIAVVGAGLFGAAWAFIPAFLQAKRGSHIVITTIMFNYIAAALMVYLLVHVLIVPGKMAPETRTFLDGGQLPKLGWVMSIFGSKLGAAPFNVSFIIALLAAWFVWILIWRTKLGFEMRTLGVSSTAAEYAGIPYARIVIIAMLLSGALAGMMALNPVMGSSARLQVEFVGGAGFVGIAVSLMGRNHPLGIIFAAILFGILYQGGDWISFEMPNITREMILVIQGLVILFAGALEYMFRPAMVHLYQQFKRA
- a CDS encoding ABC transporter permease, with amino-acid sequence MDYYDIFISVLSSTIRLSIPLIFTALAGLFSERAGIFDIGLEGKMLGSAFAAACIAYLTGSAWLGLGAGIVCSVALSLVHGFASITNRGNQIVSGVAINFFIAGITIVLGQAWFGQGGRTPQLSAEARFAPIILPGADAARGIPILGPLYANVISGNNILTYLAFLAVPFSWWVLYRTRFGLRLRAVGENPGAVDTAGISVAWLRYRAVMCAGILCGFAGTYLAIAQSAAFIKDMSAGKGYIALAALVFAKWKPVPVMFACLLFGFLDALANFMQGKQVPLIGEVPVQVFQALPYILTCILLAGFIGVATPPKAGGVPYTKER
- a CDS encoding cytidine deaminase: MSHDLFEAARGAMAFAHAPYSKFPVGAAIRAEDGKVYTGANIENLSFPQGWCAEPTAISAMIMGGAKKIVEMAVIAEKLPLCPPCGGCRQKISEFASKDTKIYLCDEAGVQKTMTMEELLPFSFETELG
- a CDS encoding purine-nucleoside phosphorylase — translated: MKATVDLLAALLGAIKPRHGIVLGSGLGSLVGQLEGAVRIPYRDLPGFPVSAVSGHAGEVVAGRLGGVPVVMLSGRVHYYEKGDANAMRLPIEVLKSLGVEALILTNSAGSLRDDMPPGSVMQITDHINYSGMNPLIGEESDHRFVGMTNAYDAGLATAMQKAAAKLKIELAQGVYMWFSGPSFETPAEIRMARILGADAVGMSTVPEVIIARMLGLRVAAASVITNYGAGMTGNELSHEETKDMAPIGGARLAAILKEMIAARTG
- the deoC gene encoding deoxyribose-phosphate aldolase; amino-acid sequence: MNSHSNRETAAVALSLLDLTNLKDDCTEAQIEALCTRAQTPYGNSAAICIWPRFVAYARNILGTGHAVRIATVVNFPSGDMEVADVAAETREAIADGADEIDLVIPYRKLISGNEKAVTDMVKAIRAECAGPVLLKVIIEAGELKDAALIRRASELAIEAGADFIKTSTGKVAVNATLEAADIMIRAIRESGRKVGFKPAGGIGSVADAALYLSLAETIMAPDWAMPSTFRFGASGLLDDILAVLSGTQSAPVAASSY